In Pedobacter sp. SL55, the following proteins share a genomic window:
- a CDS encoding dienelactone hydrolase family protein — translation MLGDFFVYAYLRANLNTKTMDQKIINLYDSYTHSQISRKDFMKKLAILAGSTALALTILPSLESNYASAATVKDDEVFSEEITFPGGEGNMKGLFAMPKNNKKKLGTVVVIHENRGLTPHIKDVTKRVALAGFLALGLDALSPLGGTPEDENKGREMIGKLDAEKNLQNYLKALDFLRAHPMGNGKTGVVGFCWGGAMANKLAVADPLLNAAVAYYGSQAKAADVPQIKASLLLHYGGLDERINAGIPAYEEALKANKIDYQLYVYEGVNHAFNNDTAPTRYNEAAAKLAWQRTLDLFKKKLK, via the coding sequence TTGCTTGGGGATTTTTTTGTTTATGCCTACCTTAGAGCAAACCTCAATACCAAAACCATGGATCAGAAAATTATTAACCTGTACGACTCATATACCCACAGCCAAATTAGCCGTAAAGACTTTATGAAAAAGTTGGCTATTTTAGCAGGCAGCACCGCATTGGCTTTAACTATTTTGCCAAGCTTAGAAAGCAATTACGCTTCGGCAGCAACAGTAAAAGATGACGAAGTATTTAGTGAAGAAATTACTTTTCCAGGAGGAGAGGGGAATATGAAAGGCTTGTTTGCCATGCCTAAAAATAACAAAAAGAAATTGGGAACGGTAGTGGTTATTCACGAGAATAGAGGTTTAACGCCACACATTAAAGATGTAACTAAGCGTGTTGCCTTAGCTGGTTTTTTAGCTTTGGGTTTAGATGCACTTTCTCCGCTTGGTGGCACACCGGAAGACGAAAACAAAGGCAGGGAAATGATAGGCAAACTAGATGCTGAGAAAAACCTGCAAAACTATTTAAAAGCATTAGATTTTTTAAGAGCGCACCCAATGGGTAACGGTAAAACTGGGGTAGTTGGTTTTTGTTGGGGTGGCGCCATGGCCAATAAATTAGCCGTTGCCGATCCACTTTTAAATGCGGCTGTGGCTTATTACGGTTCGCAAGCAAAAGCAGCAGATGTACCTCAAATTAAGGCGAGCCTGCTGTTGCATTACGGAGGTTTAGACGAACGCATTAATGCTGGTATTCCCGCTTATGAAGAAGCGTTAAAAGCAAATAAAATTGATTATCAACTGTATGTTTACGAAGGGGTAAACCATGCTTTTAATAACGATACCGCACCAACTAGATATAACGAAGCAGCCGCGAAATTGGCTTGGCAGCGTACGTTAGATCTGTTTAAAAAGAAGTTGAAATAG
- a CDS encoding Lrp/AsnC family transcriptional regulator has translation MYDNIFRHNIMIGKELDQTDIAILRLLQQNAELSHRELALKVHKAVTTIHERVKKLKELGYIKRTVAILDRKKINRNLIAFSQVLLNDHTHETLGTFEREVSKFPEVMECFQMTGTFDFILRIATSDMDAYHDFYRNKLSLLPNITTVQSFFVLSETKSDTAYPL, from the coding sequence ATGTATGACAACATTTTTCGGCACAACATTATGATAGGCAAAGAACTTGATCAAACAGATATCGCAATACTTAGGCTATTACAGCAAAATGCAGAACTAAGCCATCGAGAGCTTGCGTTAAAAGTTCATAAAGCGGTAACTACCATACATGAGCGTGTAAAAAAGCTAAAAGAGCTAGGCTACATCAAACGAACCGTAGCCATATTAGACCGCAAAAAAATAAATAGAAATTTAATAGCCTTTAGCCAGGTACTACTTAACGACCATACCCACGAAACGCTTGGCACCTTTGAGCGAGAAGTCTCAAAATTTCCAGAGGTAATGGAATGTTTCCAAATGACAGGCACTTTCGATTTCATCCTCAGAATTGCGACCAGTGATATGGATGCATATCATGATTTTTATCGCAATAAACTCTCTCTATTGCCAAATATTACTACTGTTCAGAGCTTTTTTGTACTTTCTGAGACCAAAAGCGATACCGCCTATCCACTTTAA
- a CDS encoding PLP-dependent cysteine synthase family protein translates to MMIEMISSAVHSKLSDLWHLVGNTPMLSLLYKYKGKPGRIFVKCEHYNLTGSVKDRMALYILTQAYHQGQINQEDVIVEATSGNTGIAFASIGRALGHPVKIIMPNWLSKERKDIISSLGAEIILVSKEEGGFLGSIAKSEALAAKGGVFLPKQFENCYNAEAHERTTGVEIHKQLASVNLEVDAFVAGVGTGGTVMGVGNYLRSQNANVKIHPLEPAESPTLSTGYKVGSHRIQGISDEFIPNIVKLDELDETVQANDGDAIIVAQKLASQLGLAVGISSGANVIGAIKLNEQMGGNAIVVTLLSDSNKKYLSTDLVKEEPLKDGYVACDLEFLGYEPISRLSDNPFNLLNL, encoded by the coding sequence ATGATGATTGAGATGATTTCTTCAGCTGTTCATTCTAAATTGAGTGATCTTTGGCATTTGGTTGGCAATACGCCAATGCTATCACTTCTTTATAAATACAAGGGTAAACCTGGTAGAATTTTTGTGAAGTGCGAACATTACAATTTAACAGGAAGCGTAAAAGATAGGATGGCACTGTACATCCTTACACAAGCTTACCATCAAGGTCAAATTAATCAAGAAGATGTAATTGTTGAAGCTACCAGTGGCAACACCGGAATTGCTTTCGCCTCGATAGGTAGGGCACTGGGGCACCCCGTTAAAATCATCATGCCTAACTGGTTAAGCAAAGAGCGTAAAGATATTATCTCTAGTCTTGGTGCCGAAATTATATTGGTTTCTAAAGAAGAAGGAGGTTTTTTAGGAAGTATTGCCAAAAGTGAAGCTTTAGCGGCTAAAGGTGGGGTTTTTCTTCCCAAACAATTCGAAAATTGCTATAATGCCGAGGCTCATGAAAGAACCACAGGAGTAGAAATACATAAACAGTTAGCTTCTGTAAATTTAGAAGTGGATGCTTTTGTTGCTGGTGTAGGCACTGGTGGTACAGTAATGGGAGTTGGAAATTACCTTAGGTCGCAAAATGCCAACGTTAAAATCCATCCTTTAGAGCCTGCAGAGTCGCCAACCTTGTCTACTGGGTATAAAGTTGGAAGCCATCGCATACAAGGTATTTCAGATGAATTTATACCAAATATTGTTAAGTTGGATGAACTTGATGAAACCGTACAAGCTAATGATGGCGACGCAATTATTGTTGCACAGAAATTGGCAAGCCAACTCGGATTAGCGGTAGGCATTTCTTCTGGAGCTAATGTAATTGGCGCCATAAAACTAAATGAGCAAATGGGCGGAAATGCCATTGTTGTAACGCTATTGTCTGATAGTAACAAGAAATACCTTAGTACCGACCTGGTAAAAGAAGAACCCCTAAAAGATGGTTATGTTGCTTGCGACCTAGAATTTTTAGGATATGAACCTATTTCTAGATTGTCAGATAACCCATTTAATCTATTGAACCTTTAA
- a CDS encoding protein-disulfide reductase DsbD N-terminal domain-containing protein — MLPKKLTKKEAILYLKASIEPGWHLYSQKIKAGGPVATTFTFTPSKTYTKNGVVMEPKAIEKEEKVFNMTVGYFENSAIFQQKIKLVGKTPFTVKGKVEYMVCNDKQCLPPTEVEFNIPVK, encoded by the coding sequence ATGCTGCCAAAAAAATTAACCAAAAAAGAAGCCATACTTTATCTCAAAGCCAGTATTGAACCTGGATGGCACCTGTATTCGCAGAAAATTAAAGCAGGAGGTCCGGTAGCAACCACTTTTACTTTTACTCCATCAAAAACATACACTAAAAATGGAGTAGTGATGGAACCTAAAGCTATCGAAAAAGAAGAAAAGGTTTTTAACATGACTGTTGGCTATTTTGAAAACAGTGCAATTTTTCAACAAAAAATTAAGCTTGTAGGTAAAACTCCTTTTACGGTAAAAGGCAAGGTAGAATATATGGTATGTAACGATAAACAATGCCTGCCTCCAACAGAAGTTGAATTTAATATTCCTGTAAAATGA
- a CDS encoding protein-disulfide reductase DsbD family protein produces the protein MKKYLLYTLVFLLVLTVGQQMVYAQQPDTSGLVFTTIEEDVVDTAVTDTISQDKKKEVLTAGKETNVLTENEAAKPLFSIFLLGFFGGLAALLMPCIFPMLPMTVSFFTKGSKDGNGVAKALFYGASIIVIYVVLGLLVTVLFGADALNDLSTNGIFNFLFFLLLVVFAASFLGAFELTLPSSWVNKMDQKSDKGGMLGIFFMAATLALVSFSCTGPIIGTLLVEAATKGALLGPAVGMFGFSFALAIPFALFAMFPKWMSALPKSGGWLNSVKVVLGLLELAFALKFLSNVDLAYHWGLFDREVFLVLWIAIFGLMALYLLGKVRFSHDSKVSHLSVPRTFIAILTIAFTCYLIPGLWGAPLKAVSAFLPPMATQDFDLSSIEAPSAAHTDTAPRKYGELFEKPKGFNPFFDYDEGMAYAKKVNKPVMIDFTGHACVNCRKMEASVWVDKEVAKVINEDYVLIQLYVDDKTDLAPEEVFTTPKGKEISTIGKKWSYLQTSRFKANSQPYYVLLDQNTEQPIVAPRGADYDINSYLSYLKSGL, from the coding sequence ATGAAAAAATACCTTCTTTATACACTCGTGTTCTTGTTGGTGCTAACCGTTGGGCAACAAATGGTTTACGCACAGCAGCCAGATACCAGTGGACTAGTGTTTACAACTATAGAAGAAGATGTTGTAGATACAGCGGTAACAGATACCATTTCTCAAGACAAGAAAAAGGAGGTATTAACAGCGGGCAAGGAAACCAATGTTTTGACCGAAAACGAAGCTGCCAAACCACTTTTCTCTATTTTTTTATTAGGTTTCTTCGGTGGACTTGCCGCTTTGCTTATGCCTTGTATTTTTCCGATGCTACCTATGACGGTAAGTTTCTTTACCAAAGGTTCTAAAGATGGAAATGGTGTAGCTAAGGCGCTCTTTTATGGCGCAAGTATTATTGTGATTTATGTAGTATTAGGCCTTTTGGTTACTGTACTTTTCGGGGCAGATGCGCTTAATGATCTTTCAACAAATGGTATTTTTAACTTCCTGTTTTTTCTTTTGTTGGTGGTATTTGCCGCTTCTTTTCTCGGAGCATTTGAACTTACATTACCATCTTCTTGGGTAAATAAGATGGATCAAAAGTCGGATAAAGGTGGTATGTTAGGCATCTTCTTTATGGCTGCTACATTGGCCTTGGTATCATTTAGTTGTACTGGCCCCATTATTGGTACTTTGCTAGTAGAAGCGGCAACTAAAGGAGCTTTGCTTGGCCCAGCGGTAGGTATGTTTGGTTTCTCGTTTGCTTTGGCCATTCCTTTTGCATTGTTTGCTATGTTTCCAAAATGGATGTCGGCATTGCCTAAGTCTGGGGGCTGGTTAAATAGCGTGAAAGTAGTTTTGGGCTTGCTAGAGCTTGCTTTCGCATTGAAATTTTTGAGCAATGTAGATTTAGCCTATCATTGGGGGCTTTTCGATAGGGAAGTGTTTCTAGTGCTTTGGATTGCTATTTTTGGTTTAATGGCCTTGTATTTATTAGGAAAGGTTCGGTTTAGTCACGATAGCAAGGTTTCCCATCTTTCGGTGCCGAGAACATTCATCGCAATTTTAACTATTGCCTTTACCTGTTATCTTATACCTGGCTTATGGGGTGCACCTTTAAAAGCTGTGTCTGCTTTTCTGCCGCCTATGGCTACGCAAGACTTTGATTTGAGTTCGATAGAAGCACCGAGCGCCGCTCATACAGATACTGCTCCTCGCAAGTATGGAGAACTTTTTGAAAAGCCGAAAGGTTTTAATCCATTTTTTGATTATGATGAAGGTATGGCCTATGCCAAAAAAGTTAACAAACCCGTAATGATTGATTTTACTGGACACGCCTGTGTAAACTGTAGAAAAATGGAGGCTAGCGTATGGGTTGATAAGGAAGTGGCTAAAGTAATTAATGAAGATTATGTGCTGATACAGTTATACGTTGATGACAAAACTGACTTGGCGCCAGAAGAGGTGTTTACTACGCCAAAAGGAAAAGAAATAAGTACAATTGGTAAGAAATGGAGTTATCTGCAAACCAGTAGGTTTAAGGCAAATTCGCAACCTTATTACGTACTCTTAGATCAGAATACTGAACAGCCTATTGTTGCCCCTAGAGGCGCAGATTATGATATAAATAGCTATCTCTCTTACTTAAAGAGCGGTTTATAA
- the truA gene encoding tRNA pseudouridine(38-40) synthase TruA → MRYFFHIGYNGHTYNGWQRHPKAHSVQEAIEAKLSNIFKTPIAINGCGRTDTSVHASQYFFHVDIERDIDFDLFFIINRILPHNIAVFDIIPMDGKQHARFDAVQRKYDYYLHTYKNPFLGQLSSYYDVKNLNVQEMKKAVALLPKYKDYRAFCTAPDKNEHTICNVMDAKLYCSADEQHFRFHISSNRFLSKMIRILTGNLLKIGKNELSVDQFEHHLSTKEIPEKFDIALPTGLYLSKVTYPYLNLPTRTEFNNFAKSDWIEL, encoded by the coding sequence ATGCGGTATTTTTTTCACATCGGCTATAATGGCCATACCTACAATGGTTGGCAAAGGCACCCAAAAGCACACAGCGTACAAGAAGCCATTGAAGCTAAGCTGAGCAATATTTTTAAAACGCCCATAGCTATCAATGGTTGCGGACGTACAGATACCAGCGTACACGCCAGTCAATATTTTTTTCATGTTGATATTGAGCGAGATATAGACTTCGACCTCTTCTTTATCATTAATAGAATTTTGCCTCATAACATTGCCGTGTTCGATATCATCCCTATGGATGGGAAACAACATGCCCGTTTTGATGCCGTTCAGCGCAAATACGATTATTATTTACATACCTATAAAAACCCATTTTTAGGTCAGCTGAGCTCTTACTACGATGTAAAAAACCTGAACGTACAAGAGATGAAAAAGGCAGTAGCGCTATTGCCAAAGTATAAAGATTACCGAGCTTTCTGTACCGCACCAGATAAAAACGAACATACCATTTGCAATGTAATGGATGCCAAATTGTATTGCTCGGCAGATGAACAACACTTTAGGTTTCATATTTCATCCAATCGGTTTTTAAGTAAAATGATTAGGATTTTAACAGGCAACCTATTAAAAATTGGCAAAAACGAATTAAGTGTAGATCAGTTTGAGCATCATCTTTCTACTAAAGAAATTCCCGAAAAATTTGATATTGCCTTACCTACCGGATTATACCTTTCTAAAGTAACTTATCCCTACCTTAACCTGCCAACCAGAACAGAATTTAATAATTTTGCTAAAAGTGATTGGATAGAACTTTAG
- a CDS encoding DinB family protein encodes MNKIFEVIRASRKALLSLTEGLSTEQMNKIPVGFSNNLAWQIGHLVVSQQVLCYKLSNNELVINTSLVDKYRNGSKPESFISTEEIAQLKAYLLDTIDQLETDLAADKFANYTAYTLSTYKNLRLEKIEDAIKFIASHDGLHYGCSLMMKKFV; translated from the coding sequence ATGAACAAGATATTTGAAGTAATTAGAGCTAGCCGTAAGGCCTTGTTAAGTTTAACAGAAGGTTTAAGTACCGAGCAAATGAACAAAATTCCAGTGGGTTTTAGCAACAATCTAGCTTGGCAAATTGGACATTTAGTCGTTAGTCAGCAAGTTTTATGTTATAAGTTATCAAATAACGAATTGGTAATTAATACTTCTTTGGTAGACAAATACAGAAATGGCTCTAAGCCCGAAAGTTTTATTTCAACAGAGGAAATTGCCCAGTTAAAAGCTTATTTGTTAGATACTATTGATCAGCTAGAAACAGATTTAGCTGCAGATAAGTTTGCCAATTACACCGCATACACACTTAGCACTTACAAAAACCTAAGGTTAGAAAAAATCGAAGATGCCATTAAATTCATTGCATCTCATGATGGTTTGCATTATGGTTGCAGCTTAATGATGAAAAAATTCGTTTAA